A single genomic interval of Hemibagrus wyckioides isolate EC202008001 linkage group LG13, SWU_Hwy_1.0, whole genome shotgun sequence harbors:
- the arg1 gene encoding arginase-1 — protein MNILNTVFRIFRRDLHSVGIIGAPFAKGQPRDGVQLGPDVIREAGLVKKLEGQGCVVKDYGNLIFEEVSNDEAFRRTKQPRAVGLANKQVADAVQRVKSDGHTCVMLGGDHSLAIGSIHGHAACRPKLSVVWVDAHADINTPLTSPTGNIHGQPMSYLIHELCNKIPVMPNFSWIKPCIAAKDVVYIGLRDVDPEEHYILKHLGIKTFSMTEVDRFGITKVMEQTCDHIFSKIKKPIHLSYDIDALDPSVAPATGTPVIGGLTYREGIYITEYVYQTGLLSALDVVEVNPKRAKREEEVHRTASAAVDLVLGCFGRVREGSHPADYKIPEP, from the exons ATGAATATCTTAAATACCGTCTTCAGAATATTCCGGAGAGATCTACACTCTGTCGGAATAATTGGAGCACCTTTTGCCAAGGGACAG CCTAGGGATGGTGTCCAACTTGGACCAGATGTGATTCGGGAAGCTGGACTGGTGAAGAAACTTGAAGGCCAAG GTTGTGTGGTGAAGGATTATGGTAATCTAATATTTGAAGAAGTTTCCAATGATGAAGCCTTCAGGAGGACAAAGCAACCCCGGGCTGTTGGTCTTGCCAACAAACAGGTTGCTGATGCTGTGCAGAGAGTTAAGAGTGATGGCCACACCTGTGTGATGCTTGGAGGAGATCACAG TTTAGCAATTGGTTCGATCCATGGGCATGCAGCCTGCAGACCCAAGCTGAGTGTGGTCTGGGTGGATGCCCATGCTGATATTAACACACCTCTAACCAGTCCGACAGGAAACATCCATGGACAGCCCATGTCCTACCTCATCCATGAGCTGTGCAATAAG attCCTGTCATGCCAAACTTCTCATGGATCAAGCCTTGCATAGCAGCAAAAGATGTAGTATACATTGGCCTCAGAGATGTAGACCCAGAGGAACA TTACATCCTGAAACACCTGGGTATTAAAACTTTTTCTATGACAGAGGTAGATAGATTTGGAATTACCAAGGTTATGGAACAGACATGTGATCACATATTTTCAAA aataaaaaaacccaTCCACCTGAGTTATGATATTGATGCCCTGGACCCCTCGGTAGCACCAGCCACAGGGACCCCAGTGATAGGAGGCCTGACATACAGAGAGGGCATCTACATCACTGAGTATGTGTATCAAACAG GGCTGCTGTCTGCTCTTGATGTTGTGGAGGTGAACCCAAAGCGAGctaaaagagaggaagaggttCACAGAACAGCCAGTGCAGCAGTGGATCTCGTGTTAGGCTGTTTTGGACGAGTGCGTGAAGGATCACACCCAGCTGATTACAAAATCCCAGAACCATAA